A genomic region of Parambassis ranga chromosome 7, fParRan2.1, whole genome shotgun sequence contains the following coding sequences:
- the plagx gene encoding pleomorphic adenoma gene X, which translates to MFHQPDHLKKQLQESHPASRQLFHCQECGKQFNTQLGYRRHLVAAHSAAGSLPCQEGTPSLLEHLGGHIDRPPPSEGNTNIAAPVRERKYSCERCDRRFYTRKDVRRHAVVHTGRRDFLCPRCAQRFGRRDHLTRHLKKSHAQDSGLMPSCTASTPVATPTPAAQCPVKEDSSPVTSDMGSISKEPMEPFSRDMYSSYPMANPVPGMGHPHTLMQGSLSSGMSVGRHMSPQSTHPHHHHLQPPAPPQQQPYSNMSRYQHGSTSYPRSDVDSFLLDLQSAPLPHLSAVNSSTSTSVSPQREALGEGGSAGGDPQLLSRSPVISSTELSCATNMDLGPLLSFLPFSLPPYSPHMGMGGLVMSYPPATTTSSPPSSSTGLSTQAPGPFTFFQPPQAHVPQGPGVPNHSQLPQAYSSPAMSTSSSLPHYYQSFQQ; encoded by the coding sequence ATGTTCCACCAACCAGACCATCTGAAGAAACAGCTGCAGGAGAGCCACCCAGCCAGTAGGCAGCTTTTCCATTGCCAGGAGTGCGGGAAACAGTTCAACACCCAGCTGGGTTACAGACGACATCTAGTGGCAGCccacagtgctgcaggaagCCTTCCCTGTCAAGAAGGGACACCATCCCTGCTGGAGCACCTGGGTGGGCATATTGACAGACCTCCGCCATCAGAGGGCAACACAAACATTGCTGCAccagtgagagagaggaagtacTCATGTGAAAGATGTGACCGCCGGTTTTACACTCGTAAGGATGTACGGCGTCATGCTGTGGTGCACACCGGGCGCCGTGATTTCCTGTGCCCCCGCTGTGCACAACGGTTTGGCCGCAGGGACCACCTGACTCGCCACTTGAAGAAAAGTCATGCTCAGGATTCAGGGCTAATGCCTTCCTGTACTGCCAGCACTCCTGTGGCTACACCAACCCCTGCTGCTCAGTGTCCAGTGAAAGAGGACTCAAGCCCTGTGACCTCAGATATGGGCTCCATCTCCAAGGAGCCCATGGAGCCTTTCTCCAGGGACATGTACTCTTCCTACCCCATGGCTAATCCCGTCCCTGGGATGGGTCATCCGCATACCCTCATGCAGGGTTCCTTATCCTCAGGCATGAGTGTGGGTCGCCACATGTCCCCCCAGTCTACTCACCCCCATCATCATCACTTGCAACCCCCAGcacctccacagcagcagccctACAGCAATATGTCTCGGTACCAGCACGGATCTACCTCATATCCACGCTCAGATGTGGACAGTTTCCTGCTGGACCTGCAGAGTGCACCCCTACCTCACCTGAGTGCAGTCAACTCTTCTACCTCTACTTCAGTCTCTCCTCAAAGGGAGGCTCTGGGGGAAGGGGGAAGTGCTGGTGGAGACCCCCAGCTGTTGTCCAGGAGCCCTGTTATCTCCTCAACCGAGCTGTCCTGCGCCACTAATATGGACCTGGGGCCACTGCTGAGCTTCTTGCCTTTTAGCCTTCCCCCTTACAGCCCTCACATGGGGATGGGAGGGTTAGTGATGAGCTATCCACCTGCCACCACTACATCGTCCCCGCCATCCTCTTCAACCGGGTTGTCCACTCAGGCTCCAGGGCCTTTCACCTTTTTCCAGCCTCCACAGGCTCATGTACCACAGGGACCTGGAGTTCCCAACCATAGCCAGCTACCTCAAGCATACAGCAGTCCTGCTATGAGCACTTCCAGCTCCCTACCTCACTACTACCAGTCATTTCAGCAGTAA
- the mfn2 gene encoding mitofusin-2, whose translation MSLVFPRPNTNPFHGKKEKRMMAEVNASPLKHFVTAKKKINGIFEQLGAYIKESALFLEDTYKNEELDPVATEEQVQEVRSYLSKVAGIGEVLARRHMKVVFFGRTSNGKSSVINAMLCDKVLPSGIGHTTNCFLRVEGTDGNEAFLLTEGSEERKSIKTVNQLAHALHQDEDLDAGSLVCVMWPKAKCALLRDDLVLVDSPGIDVTTELDSWIDKFCLDADVFVLVANSESTLMQTEKSFFHKVNERLSSPNIFILNNRWDASASEPEYMEEVRRQHMDRCTNFLVDELGVVDRAQANDRIFFVSAKEVLQARVQKAQGMPEAGGALAEGFQARMFEFQNFERRFEECISQSAVKTKFEQHTVRAKQISEALRQIMDSVHIAAQEQRIYCLETKDDRQDRVEFIDKQLDLLTMNYKAKIKKITEEVERQVSNAMAEEIRKLHVLVDDFHLDFHPSSVVLKVYKNELHRHIEEGLGKNMSDRCSTSITSSLQAMQTDMIDGLKPLLPSPVREQVDKLVPRQCFSLSYDLACDKLCSDFQEDISFHFSLGWTMLVNRFLGPKNTRRALMGYNDQVPRPMALTPVNTSMPPFPQSAMTQEELMVSMVTGLASLTSRTSMGVLVVGGVIWKAVGWRLIALSVGLYGLLYVYERLTWTTKAKERAFKRQFVDYASEKLQLIVSYTGSNCSHQVQQELAGVFAQLCQQVDVTRQNLEDEITEMNSKIELLDSLQSKAKLLRNKAGWLDSELNMFTQQYLHHSK comes from the exons ATGTCTCTGGTTTTTCCACGACCAAACACCAACCCATTTCATggcaaaaaggaaaagagaatGATGGCAGAAGTAAATGCATCGCCACTCAAACATTTTGTTACAGCAAAGAAAAAGATAAACGGTATCTTTGAACAGCTGGGGGCCTACATCAAGGAGAGTGCTTTGTTTCTGGAAG ATACATACAAAAATGAAGAGTTGGACCCAGTTGCAACGGAGGAGCAGGTTCAGGAGGTCCGGAGTTACCTTTCCAAAGTGGCAGGGATTGGAGAAGTGCTTGCCCGCAGACATATGAAGGTGGTCTTCTTTGGAAG GACAAGCAACGGAAAGAGCTCAGTGATCAATGCCATGCTGTGTGACAAGGTACTGCCATCTGGAATAGGACATACCACTAACTGCTTCCTCAGGGTGGAGGGCACTGATGGCAATGAAGCCTTCCTCCTCACTGAAGGCTCTGAGGAAAGAAAGAGCATAAAG ACGGTGAATCAGCTGGCCCATGCTCTTCACCAGGATGAAGACCTGGATGCTGGAAGCCTGGTCTGTGTCATGTGGCCTAAGGCAAAGTGTGCTCTGCTCAGGGATGATTTGGTGCTGGTGGACAG cccAGGCATCGATGTTACTACAGAGCTGGATAGCTGGATCGACAAATTCTGCCTGGATGcggatgtgtttgttttagtgGCAAACTCTGAGTCAACACTGATGCAGACG GAGAAGTCCTTCTTCCACAAGGTTAATGAGCGTCTCTCCAGTCCCAACATTTTCATCCTCAACAACCGCTGGGACGCCTCAGCATCAGAACCTGAATACATGGAGGAG GTTCGCAGGCAGCATATGGACCGCTGCACCAATTTTTTAGTGGATGAGCTGGGTGTGGTGGACAGAGCCCAGGCCAATGACCGCATCTTCTTTGTCTCAGCCAAGGAGGTACTCCAGGCCCGTGTGCAGAAGGCTCAAGGAATGCCTGAAGCAG GTGGAGCTCTTGCAGAGGGATTTCAAGCCAGAATGTTTGAATTTCAGAACTTTGAGAGACGATTTGAG GAGTGCATCTCACAGTCAGCAGTGAAGACAAAGTTTGAACAGCACACAGTGAGGGCAAAGCAGATCTCTGAAGCTCTACGCCAGATCATGGATTCTGTACACATTGCTGCGCAAGAGCAGAG GATCTACTGCCTCGAGACAAAAGATGACCGCCAGGACCGTGTGGAATTTATAGACAAGCAGTTGGACCTGTTGACTATGAACTATAAGGCAAAGATAAAAAAGATCACCGAGGAGGTGGAAAGACAG GTGTCTAATGCAATGGCAGAGGAAATAAGAAAGCTCCATGTGCTTGTGGATGATTTTCACTTAGACTTTCATCCATCATCAGTGGTGCTTAAAGTCTACAAGAAT gagCTCCATCGCCACATAGAGGAAGGTCTGGGCAAGAACATGTCAGATAGGTGCTCCACATCAATCACCAGTTCTCTGCAAGCCATGCAGACTGACATGATCG atggACTGAAGCCTCTGCTGCCCAGCCCAGTTAGGGAACAGGTGGACAAGCTGGTTCCACGGCAGTGCTTCAGCCTAAGTTATGACCTGGCCTGTGACAAACTTTGCAGTGACTTTCAGGAGGACATAAGTTTTCACTTCTCCCTGGGCTGGACCATGTTGGTCAACCGCTTCCTGGGCCCTAAGAACACCCGGCGGGCCCTTATGGGCTACAATGACCAG GTTCCACGGCCCATGGCCTTGACTCCAGTCAACACCAGCATGCCTCCTTTCCCACAAAGCGCCATGACTCAGGAGGAACTcatggtttccatggtgacaggccTTGCATCCCTTACCTCCCGTACCTCCATGGGTGTCCTTGTGGTTGGTGGTGTG aTCTGGAAGGCAGTGGGCTGGCGTCTGATCGCTCTGTCAGTGGGTCTGTACGGACTCCTCTATGTCTATGAACGGCTCACCTGGACCACCAAGGCAAAAGAAAGAGCCTTCAAGAGACAGTTTGTGGACTATGCCAGTGAGAAGCTGCAGCTAATAGTCAGTTACACTGGATCCAACTGCAGCCACCAAGTCCAGCA GGAGTTGGCTGGTGTGTTTGCTCAACTCTGCCAGCAAGTAGATGTAACCCGTCAGAACCTTGAGGATGAGATCACTGAGATGAACAGCAAGATTGAGCTGCTGGATAGTCTGCAGAGCAAAGCTAAGTTGCTACG GAACAAGGCAGGCTGGCTTGACAGTGAGCTCAACATGTTCACTCAGCAGTACCTTCATCACAGCAAGTAA